CCCCAACCCCACGCTTAAATTCTCGCTTGAACTTTTAATATAGGGCTTATGAAAGTCCTCTAAACACACACAGCCCGCGCTTTCTTGCCACAAACCGCTCTCTAAATATTTTTCTATTTCGCTGAAATCAAACGCCTTTAAACGCGCTCTAAAAACCGATAGATCCAGCCATTCTAATGCGGGAGAAATCAATGCAGAGCAGGTTAAAACCTCTATTTCATGACCATTTTGGCATTTTAAAAATTCAAGGGCTTCTTGTTTGTTTTTAGCTTTTCGTTGCATGCGATTACCCACGCTCACCACGCTATCAGCCACCACGATAGCGCAGTTGTTTGTGAGCAATTCTTTAGCTTTTTCTAATTTCCCCTTGCACGCTAAATAGACAAACTCCCTAGGGTCTGTGGTTTTTAGGCTTTCTTCATCAAAATGAAGCGCTTTTTGTTCAAACCTAATCCCATGCTCTTTTAAAAGATTTGCCCTAGCACCAGATTGAGAGCCTAAAATAAGCTCCATGCTATCCCTCTAAAGCTTTAAGAGCGGTGTTTTTCGCCAAATTGAGCGCGGCTTGCAATTTTTCAATATCCTTGCCTCCAGCGCTCGCAAAATCGCCTCTTCCGCCCCCTTTGCCCCCTAAAATTTGTGCCACTTCATTAGCCCACGCATTCGCTTTTATGGGCGCGTTTTTCACCCCGCATGCGAGAGTTATTCGCTCATTTTCTTTTTTAAACACCATAGCGAGCAATCTTTCATGCTTGCTTTTCAATCGGTCAATCATTTCTTTAATGTCGCCCTGTTCCACTACGCCCACCACTAAATTCACGCCATGGATTTTTTCAACCGGTAAATCCACAGAAACGGGGGTTTTTTGGCTGTTTTTCACGCTCTCTTTAAGCTTGTTAATGCCGGCTATCACATCGTTATTTTTTAATGCAATCTTAGCGTTTTTAAGCTCTTTACTCTCTTCTTTAGCCAGTTGGTAAAAGGCTTTCCCGCACACCGCTTCAATGCGTCTGACCCCGCTACTCACCCCGCTTTCTTTTACAATCCTAAACCCCCCAATCAGCCCGGTATTTTCCACATGAATTCCCCCACACAATTCAATGGACGCTTCTTTAAAGCTCACCACCCGCACATTTTCAGCGTATTTTTCACTAAATAACGCTAACGCTCCCTTATCTTTAGCCTGATTTAAGGGCATATGCTCCACCTGGCTATTTAGGTGCTTGAAAATTTGAGCGTTGACTAAATCTTCTACTTTTTCTAGCTCTTCATCATTGAGTGCTTTAGGGTGTGAGAAATCAAAGCGCAATCGTTTGGATTCCACTAAACTCCCTGCTTGACTCACATGCGGGCCTAAAACTTCTCTTAAAGCGCTCTGCAATAAATGCGTCGCGCTATGGTGTTTGGCAATTTCTAAGCGTTCATCGCTCACTTGAGCGATCACTTGATCGCCTTTTTTTAGCGCTCTTTTGATTTCAAGGAGCGAAAAATTAAGCCCAAAAAAGTTTTTTGTATCCAACACTATAGCCGCTTCTTCATTGTCCTTTAAAAGCGTGCCCCTATCGCCTATAGCCCCCCCACCCTCAGCGTAAAATGGGGTTTTTTCTAGCAACACCCAAACTTCTTGGTTAGGATTTGCCTCTGTTATTTCTTTAAAATCGCTATCAAAAAACCCTAAGGCTTTAGCAGAGCATTCTGTCGTTTCATACCCCGCAAATTCGTTGGGTGCATAAGCGTTTAAAATAGCGCTAAAATCAGCGTTATTTTGTTTGCCTTTCCATGAAGCTTTAGAACGTTTCACTTGCTCTTGCATGCAAGATTCAAAGCCTTGCATATCCACGCACGCCCCATGACTTCTTAGCATGTCGTTCGTTAAATCCAAAGGAAAACCAAAAGTGTCATAAAGCTTGAAAGCGATCTTGCCATCAAAAATTTTATTTTCATTCAAATGTTCTAAAGACAAGTTAAACAATTCCATGCCCGATTCCAAAGTTTCTAAAAAGCGCTCTTCTTCTTCAAAGCATTCTTTCATTACCATTTCTTTAGATTCTTTCAAATACGCATGCGTGTTAGAAAATTGCTCGCACACCACGCCCACGACTTTGTATAAAAACGATTCTTTCAAGCCCATTAAATACCCATGCCTTAAGGCTCGCCTTAAAATGCGCCTTAAAACATAGCCACGGCCTTCCTTATTGAAATGCACCCCTTGAGCGAGCAAAAACGCTACCGCCCTTGCGTGATCGGCCACTACCCTAAAGCTTGGTTGGAATTCGCTCGCATAATCCAGGCTTGTAAGCTCGCTGATTTCTTCCATTAAGGGTGCAAATAATGAAGAATCAAAGTTATTGAGCTTATGTTCTAACAGCGCTTGCACCCTTTCTAATCCCATGCCTGTATCAATGCTAGGCTTTGGCAAGGGGGACAAAACGCCATCATTAGAACGTTCGTATTGCATGAACACCAAATTCCAAATTTCTAAAAACCTATCGCCCTCGCCCCCAAAATAATCCTCGCTCCCCTTAAAGTGTTTTTCGCCTTGATCAATATAGATTTCACTGCAAGGCCCGCAAGGCCCGCTATCGCCCATTTGCCAGAAATTATCTTTATCGCCCATTTTTTTAATCCTGTCAAAAGGCACAAACTTTTCCCATAGCTTAACGGCTTCATCGTCTTTTTCATGCACGCTGATATATAAATCTTTAGGCTTAAACCCTAAATTCTTGGTTACAAATTCCCACGCAAACAAAATCGCTTCTTCTTTGAAATAATCCCCAAAAGAGAAATTCCCTAACATTTCAAAAAGCGTGTGGTGTCTTGCGGTATAACCGACATTTTCCAAATCGTTATGCTTGCCACCCGCTCGCATGCACAATTGCGAACTTGTCGCTCTGGGAATGCTAGGGCGCGGCACCATCCCGGTAAAAATATCTTTAAATTGCACCATGCCGGCATTGGTAAAAAGCAAGGTAGCGTCATTAGGCACTAAAGGCATGCTAGGATAAACGGCATGCCCCTTATTGCGAAAAAATTGTAAAAATTCGTTGCGAATATCCATGGGTATTCCTTTTTGTTGTTTTATCGTGCATTTTAAGGCTATTTTATAGCTCTTTTAAGTTGTTTTTTTAAAAAGATAGTTTATTATACTTTAAACATCCAAACTTAAAGGAGAAAACCATGTTCCATGAATTTAGAGACGAAATCAGCGTGTTAAAAGCGAATAACCCGCATTTTGATAAGATTTTTGAGAAACACAACCAGCTTGATGATGACATCAAAACCGCTGAGCAACAAAACGCTAGCGACGCTGAAGTCAGCCACATGAAAAAACAAAAATTAAAATTAAAAGACGAAATCCACAGCATGATCATAGAGTATAGAGAGAAGCAAAAATCTGAACGCGCTTAAATCATCTTTGTGAAAACACGCCAAAACGCTTTTTAAAAGGTGTTTTGGCTTTAACGCTTAGTTTAGATTTAACGCTTTGATTTGAATTAAAGCGTTAGGTTGTTTTTAGCTTTATTCCCACCATAAGCTTTATTAATTTTAGCGTTCCTTACATTTTTTAAAAATGGGTTTTTAAAATTTTGTTTTATCGTTTTGGCTCTCATTTTGTTGTAAAAATCATTTTCTCAAGTTTTGTTTTATTTTCTTAAAAAGATAGGAAGTCTTTGAAACCATTCTCCCCCTTTTTAATATCCAACTTAACCCCCCTATATTAAAGAAGCGCTTTTTTAAAAACTATCGCTGACTTATGCGTCAAGTTTTCTACTAACTAATACCAAAAACGCTAAAAAGGATTTTTCATCAAACCCCCCCCAAAAAAGGGAGTTCAAAAGAAAGGGTTTAAAAAAGAAAGGGTTTAAAAAAGAGAGTTCAAAACAAAGGCTTCAAAATTAAACCCCCCCCAAAAAAAGAAATGGTTCAAAAAAGAGGGTTTAAAAAAAACCCCCAAAAGAGAGAGTTCACAAAGGGTTTAACGCAAGCTTTTAATACGCAAACACATAATTCAAATACACGCTATACAATCTGCGGTATTGGAGTTGAGTGCCTAGCAAAGAATAGTAATTGGTGTTGATCGTGGGGATCTTCACGCCTAATTCCACGCCATGCTGAGCGGCATGATCGCTCGCTTTCTTTTTGTTTTTAGCGAGGTTCATCCTCAAGCCTAAATTGAATAAGAATTGGAAATTCGCCACATTCATTTTAGCGCTATAGAAATTATTGAAGGTCGCTAAATTCACATACTGGGAATTCAGCCATGAAGTGCCGGCTAACGCAATCCCGCCAAACACCCCAAAAGAAATCTTGCTGTTTTTGGTGGTTTTATCATTGATGAAGTTATAAAGGGCATCTGTCCCTACCCCATAAGTGAACACATCAGAGGCTGAATTGAAAAAACTGGATTTGATATAAGCATGGTTATAGTCAAAAAAGCCGTAATACCTTAATCCCCATCTTCTTTTTTCACCAAAAAATTGCTTATAGCCCACTTGCACGCCGATCCCATTCATCGCGCCGTTGTTGGTTTGAGAGCTGATTAATCCAACGCGCCTGAAAGGGTTATGCCCTAATTCTTGCGTGGCGCTTAGTAATTGCGAATAAGCGTTTTGGTTGACTTGATAAACGGTTTTTAAGCCCGCAGGGTTATTAGGGTTAGTGGATTGGCTTATCAAATTTTTAAGGAAGGGGGAATTGGGCGTGTTTGAAGCGGTCGTGGTGATGCTGTTATAAGTGCTGTTTAAAGTGCTAAGGCTGCCTCTAAAATCAAGTATGGTGCGCGCCAACAACTCAGATTGCTTGATTTGCTCGGCTTGAGTGCCAAAATGCGCAAGGCTGTTATCTAAAGCCGTTATCGTCTCTTCCACATACGCGCAACCAGCCCCCCAAGTGTTGGAAGTAACCCCTTCATTAGGTGTTGTCCCACCCCCATTGCGGCAAGCTGCCAAGTAGCTTGTAACGAAATGTGTAGGGATAGTGCTGAGATTGGTTTTGATTTGATCGGCTAGTTCAAGCATCTTGGCTTGGGCTTGCGCATGATTGAGCATGTTTTGAGCGAAAGCCCTATCAGAAGAAGTGTAAGGGTTGAAATCTTGCGGCGCGCTTTGATTGCTTTGCTGGTTAAGGCTTTGAGCTTGTGCGACGATTTCTTGGGCGTTTTTGATCATGCTAGTAACCGCGCTAAATTCAGTGGCAAAAACCTGACACACATTCCCTGTCGTATTTAAATCCCACGGCGCCCCTCCGTTTGAGTTAGCAGCGGTATTTACCCATGGGCAGTTTGTAGTGAGAACGCCTATCATTTTACTGGCTTCTTGTAAAAGGGTTTGAGCGTTATTGGTAATAGTAGTAGTAGTAGTAGTAGTAGTTTTCTCTTGTTGTCGCCCATTAGTTTGTGTTGTTATATTTATAGTTACTTGTTTTCCTGCACCATCCAAAACAGGAAATCCGCTATCTTGTTTTAAAGCCTGTTGGATAGCTTGATAAGCGTCGTTAAGCTTTTTCATGTTCTCAATACTTAAAGGGCCGCTAACCCCGTTATTATAACCGGTTAAATTGCAATTAATGGAACTTGAATTGTGTCCTGGTTGGCCCTCAAAAGTTACGCTTTGTTGGCCACTGTTACCAGGACCGCATTGGACATTATAAGCTATCACATTCCACAAGCCTACCGCCGCATTGAGCGCTAAAGAGACGGCTTGATACGCTGGGGAATTGTCTTTTTCACCGGTCAACCCTTGCGTGTTTGCTTTTAAATTATCGATCGCAGCGTTGATTTCTGAAGGGCTGCTCGCGTTTGTTACCGCCTGATTGAGGTTGTTAAAATTGTTTAAAAGGTTGCTCAAATTCTCATAAGTGTCTGAGAGTTTTTTCAATTCGCCGGTGTTTTTCACCATTTGAGCGGCTTCACCGATCTGATAGCCCGCGCTTATAAAAAAGCCGTTGTCTTCAGCGTTTAAAAGCGAAGCAGCGAGAGAGAGAGAGAGAGAGAGTAAAAGGGTTTTTCTCATAAATTTTCTCCTTGAAATCCTTGAAATTAAATTGAGTGATTGAAATTTCATACATTAAAAATGTATTTAAAGGATTGTAGCATAAAATCGTTTTTTTTTTTTTTGTCATTTGGAGAAAATTTAGAATTTTTGCGCTAATGGGGCGTTTTGTTGTTTCAAAAAAAAAAAAAAAAAAAAAAGGTTTTTTGGTATTTTTGAACCATTTTAAATGATTAAAAAGGGGTTAAAATTTGTTTTAATCAAAGATAGCGATAAAATGGGGGTTTGGTTACTTGGCAGGATCGCTTTAGATTTGGTTATAAAACTCTTAAGGGGGTATTTTAAATGGGATCGCTTTAGTTTTGGCTGTAAAACTCTTAAGGGGGTATTTTAAAATAACATTCCCACTAATAACGCTTAAGAAACCACCGCTAAAATCAAGCTTTTTCATTTTGTCTTAAAAGGGCATGCCCCCCCATTAGCCCTAAAAAGTTTAATGCTGTTTAAAAGGGCTATCCACGACTTTTTTCCTATCCACAATGTAGGGGATTAAAGCCATGTGGCGGGCTCTTTTGATCGCCACTTCCACCCTCTCTTGCCACTTTTTGCTATTGCCTGTCAACCTTCTTGGCATGATTTTATAGCGCTCTGATAGCGTGTGCTTGAGCATGTCTAAATCTTTATAGTCAATAAAGCTGATTTTAGCTTCAGTGTATTTGCAATAGCGTTTCGAATAGCGTTTTCTTTCCATAATGTCTCCTTAATTTTAACCCTTAAAAGGGGATTTCTTCTTCATCAATATTGATTTCAGGCACGCTGTTTTGATACTTGGACGGCTGTGCTTGTAAATTCTCTTTAGCGTGAGCGTTTTTTGCATAACTTTGGGCTTGGTTAAAAGGATCTTGGCTAGGAGCGTTATAATTAGCAGGATAAGCGTTGTTGAAATTCTCATGCATTACGCTATCTTGCATGGCGTTTGCTTGAGGATTGTCTGACTTTTTATCCATAAATTGCAACGAGTCCGCTGTGATAGTGTGGCGGGAATTTTTTTTGCCCGTTTGATCCATCCAACTCTCATAAGTCAAACGCCCTTCTATCAAAACGCTTGAACCCTTGCTCAAATACTGGTTAGCGATTTCAGCCGTTCGCCCAAACAAACGCGCATCTATAAAGCACACTTCTTCGCCTAGCGTGCCGTCTTGCTTTTTGAAACGCCTGCTTGTGGCTAAACCTATTGTAGCCGTAGCCGAACCGCTAGGCAAATATTTCAACTCCACATTCCTAGTCAAACGCCCTACCATAATCACTTTATTAAACATGATAAGCCCTTATTCGCTATGAGATCCTACGCTTTCTGCTTCCTCTACATGGTTAGAATGCGTGTGTTCGGTTTTTTCGTGTTTTTCTTTAGCGTGTGATGGCTTTTTATTAGCCCTATCCACTAACGCATGCCACGCTTCCACCTCTTTTTTGCTTTCGTATTTGATCACAATGAAACGCAACACATCTTCATTGATGCGATACAATCGTTCAAGCTCTAAAATCATGGACGGCTCTGCTTTGAAATACGCCACATAATAATAGCCTCTTTTGTGCTTTTTGATTTCATAAGCCAAATTACGCATGCCCATATCCAGGCTCGTTTCAATCACGCCGTGATGCTTAGTGATCACTTCTCTGTAAAATTCAATTTTGGATTTAATCTCTTCTTCTACTAAAGTAGGTTTGAGAATAAACATCGTTTCATAATGCCTCATCCATTCTCCTTGTGGTTGTATAGCCCTTTTTTTACTAAAAAAGAGCAAGGTCTAAAAAACTTTTGATTATACCTTGCTTTCGCTTGTTTTTGGATTAAATTGAGTTTTATTGGAATATTAAAGCTCAAAACTGGATCATTTTTCAAGGGTTGATGATTTTTTGAATGGGGGTCAAATACAAAAAACCCAATTCCTTTTGCCCTTGCATGCTTTGAATGTGCCATAACCTAAAAATTTCAAAAACCCTCTTATAGCCGGCTTCTTTCAAACGCAGGGCGTTTTTAGCGTAATTTTCTACAATCTCTTTAGGAGGAGCGTAGCCTAAAACCTCTTTAGCATCCATTAAACCGGTCGTTTTAATGTGAGCGAAAAATAAAAAAAGCTGGTAAAAATAGCGCTCTAACCCCCTTAAAATATCCGCATCTTTTTTGCCCTCTTTTAACAAATAATCATAAATATCAAGCACGCTTTTTTTCAAAAAAAGCCCTAAAATGAGTTTTTGTAAATCCATATCCCCCGCATTGGAGCTTAATTCTTGAATGTCTTCTAAAGTGATGGGCGCGTTTAATATCGCTAGCTTGTCTAAATCGTTAAACGAAACGCTTAAATCTTCGTTATTGGTTTCAAAAAGAGCGTTTAAAAGATGGCTGCTGATGTCTAAATGCAAAAAATTCGCCCTTTCTTGTAAGAATTTCAAACTCTCCCACGCTTTAGGGATAAAAAAGCGTGCATGGATTGCTTCATCTTTCAAGGGGCTTTTTTGGAAAAATTTAACGATAGTATCGCTGCTGTATTTGTATTTGGTGGTGTCGCTTTTAGAATTATAAAGCCCTATGATAAGCCTGTTATGGCTAGGCCGCTCTAGGGCTTTTAAAAAAAGATTGATATCGTTTTCTTTAAATTTCTTATGCAGCACAAAATCCAGTTTTAAAATGACTAAACTGCTCCCTCCAAATAAAGAATCCTGCTCTAAAAGGGTCGCAATCTGGCTTTTTTCATAATCGCTCGCATAAAAAAGCGAGGTTTCTGTGTCAGGGTTATCGCATTTAAAAAGCGTGCTAATCGTTTGAATATAATAATGGATAAAAAAATCAAACTCCCCATACAAAAACACCGCTTTAGGGAGGCGTTGTTTTAAATAATGGTCTAAATCTTTACGATACATGCTCTTTAATCCTTTCTGTGATTTCGCCTCTAACTTGCCCTAAAATCAAATCCGCATGCGTGATTTTAACGCGCACCTTTTCTAACGGATTAAAAACCTTGTTCGTTTTGATCAAAACTTTAAGCCCTACCCACTCTTTTAGCTCCACCACCACCCAATCTTTAACCTCTAAAACCACGCCCAAAAACTCTTTTTCTAAAAACTCTAAAGCCAAGCGGGCGAATTTGCGCTTGATGAAATCCCTTTCAATCAAAGCGGCCTTTTTTTGTAAAGCGTTCAATTCAGAGCATAATTCAGGCGTTTCTTCTAACAAATACGAGCAGCCTTTAGCTTGATGGAATAATAATTCTTTTAAAAGCCTGTGTAAGGCTAGATCGCTGTATCGTCTAATGGGCGAAGTGAAATGCGTATAGCTAGCAAACCCCAAACCAAAATGGCTTTCTTGCATGGGGCTATAAAGGGCTAAATTTTGAGACTTGATGATTAAGCGTGAAACTTCTCTTTCTATACTCTTTTCTTTGGCTATCTTTAAGGCATGCTCTAAAAAAGGAAAAAAACCCATGTTTTTAGGGCGCACAATCTCATAATCAAAAAGCTTGTCGTAGAGGCGTTTTTGCTGCTCCAAACTTGGCTCTTTATGGGTGCGGTATATCCCTTTATTGTGAAAATGCTCATCTAATAACCTAGCACTAGACTGGTTGGCTAAGAGCATGGCTTCTTCTATAAGGGTGTGCGCATCGCTTTCTTTTTCTGTTTCAATTTTTTCTATACGCCCTTCTTTATTCAAATACAGCTTGTTTTCAAAGGAATTGAAATTAAACCCCTTTTTTAAACGCTCCTTTTTTAACTTTAAAGCCACCTCTAAAAACTCTAAAAGGCTTTGTTGCAAATCTTTATCTAAAGAGCTTTGATTAGCGTTTAAAAAATGATTGATTTCTTCATAAGTGCAATTAGCCCTAACTTCAATGACGCCTTGAAACAATCGGGCGTTTTTCAAATTATCTAAAGGGATTTCATACACTAAAGCCAGGCGTTTTTCAAACGCTTTTAGCGAGCATGCCCCTTGAGACAAACTCAAAGGCAGCATGGGATAGACGCTGTTAGGGAAATACACGCTAAAGCCCCTAATTCTAGCTTCTTTATCCAAACTGGAATATTTCGGCACAAATTCGCTCACATCAGCAACCGCCACAAACAAAACCCTTTTTTCTTGATCATAAAAAATCGCATCGTCAAAATCTTTAGCGTCTTTGGGGTCAATGGTGATAAAAGGGATGCGAGAATAATTGATCCTGTCTTTAAAATCGCTCGCTTTGAGTTGCGCGTAATATTGGGCTAAATTTAGGCAATCTTTTGAAAAATCCTTAATCCTGTCAAAAAGGCTTAAAGAAAGGTTTTCATCTATTAAAGGATCTTCTAAAGCCCCTAAAATTTCGCTGATTTCACGCTTTTTAAGATCGATCTTTACCACGCAATGCCTAGGCAATGCTAATAAGGATCTTTGGCTGTGCTTTAAAAGAATAGGCTTTTTAAAAGCCTCTTTAAAAGGGATAGCCACAATCTGGTTTTTTTCTTTAGCCAAGTAAGCTATCATCGTGTCTTGCGCATCAAAAAGTGCGGCTTTAAAAAAGGCTATGGGGCGTTTTTTAGAACATTCTATTTGGCATAAAATCAAAGCGTCTGTTTTAAAAGATGGGGGTAAGTTTTTGATTAAAGGGTCTTTAGGGTAATTTTTCGCTAAAGAAATGAAAAACGCCTTATTTTCTGCCCGCTCAATCCTGCCTATATCAAAGCCTTCTTTTAAAAAATAGCGATCCTTGTTTGATTGAAGCGCTTCTTTTAAAACGCCCTTTTCTACTAGGGGAGCGAATCGTTTAGGGATCTTTTTAACCCCAAAAAACAGGCTTCTTAAAAACCCTTGCATCAAAAAACACTTCGCATGACTTCAAACGCTTTTGAATAAGGGATTTGAGAAGCGCTGAATTTTTCAAAACTTAAAGCAGCTTGATAGATAAGCATGTCTTTCCCATCTTGAAAAGGGGTTTCTAACTCTTTAGCCAGAGACAAAAAAGGCGTTAAAAACCCATACGCTAAATCATAAGCGAGCTGGCCCTCTTTAAAATACCCTTTCAAAACCTCTTTATTCAAAGGCAATTCGTTATTTAAACTCGCTGAAGTAGCGTTAATGATCAAATCAAAAGCGCTTTTAGGAGGCTCCATAAAACAATCACAGCCCAGGCGTTGGAAAAAATCCAATCCCCTAGAAGAGCGGTTTAACACGCTCACCTTTAAGCCTTGTTTTTTCAATTCGCACGCTAGAGCTTTAGCGCTCCCCCCAGCGCCTAAAATCAAAGCGTTTTGATAGTTTTTTTGCTTTAAAGAAAGATAAAACCCTAAAGCGTCGGTATTGTAACCCACAAGCTCATCATTTTCCAAAACAAGCGTATTGACTGCTCCGCATTCAAGCGCGATACCTTTGATCTTATCGCAAATTTGAAACGCCCTTTCTTTAAAGGGTAAGGTTACATTAGCCCCACTCAATCCTAAATGCAAAAACTCGTTTTTGATACGGCTTTCTAAAGGGAGTAATATGGGGTGGTAATGCCCCAAAAACCCTAATTCTTTTTGAAAAGTCAAAAAACAAGCGTTATGGATTAAGGGCGATTTGGAATGTTTAATGGGATTTCCAAAAACCCCAAAAGATTTTAATTTCATTATTCTTTCATTCAGCCTTTTTTAAAAGTTTTAAAAACACATAGCCCTTTGTTTCGTGAGAAAATTCAATTTCAGCCCAATCGTTTTGGATTTCTAAAACCTTCACGCTTTTATTTTTTAAAAGCAATCCCAAGATTTTACCTTTTGTGCTAGGAAAAGCACGCACATTCACGCCACTGACTGCGACTTTATACTCTAAAGGTTTTTTTCCCATTAAGGGGGTTGTGGGGGTTTTTTGATTCTTTTGAACGGGCGGGACGCTGTTTTGTTTAGACTCATTTTCTTTTTCTTGCTCTTGTTTAATTTCTTGTTTTTGCACGGCTGTGTCTAAAGGTGGCGCTGTGTCTTTGGTGGGGCTTTCTTCTGTGGCAGTTGTGGTCGTGTTGGCTTCTTGTTTGGGCGAAAGCACGCTGTTTTGACGCTCTATCTCGGTTTTTTCTAAATTCTGATTTATTTGAACGCTGTCTTTTTCCCCATAAAAACCAAGCACAATATGCACTAAAGCATACAACAACATGAACGCTAAAACCACTAATGATGGCCGCATAAAAAGTTTTAAAGAAGATTTCAT
The window above is part of the Helicobacter pylori genome. Proteins encoded here:
- the maf gene encoding septum formation inhibitor Maf; the encoded protein is MELILGSQSGARANLLKEHGIRFEQKALHFDEESLKTTDPREFVYLACKGKLEKAKELLTNNCAIVVADSVVSVGNRMQRKAKNKQEALEFLKCQNGHEIEVLTCSALISPALEWLDLSVFRARLKAFDFSEIEKYLESGLWQESAGCVCLEDFHKPYIKSSSENLSVGLGLNVEGLLGALKLGAKLSSL
- the alaS gene encoding alanine--tRNA ligase; its protein translation is MDIRNEFLQFFRNKGHAVYPSMPLVPNDATLLFTNAGMVQFKDIFTGMVPRPSIPRATSSQLCMRAGGKHNDLENVGYTARHHTLFEMLGNFSFGDYFKEEAILFAWEFVTKNLGFKPKDLYISVHEKDDEAVKLWEKFVPFDRIKKMGDKDNFWQMGDSGPCGPCSEIYIDQGEKHFKGSEDYFGGEGDRFLEIWNLVFMQYERSNDGVLSPLPKPSIDTGMGLERVQALLEHKLNNFDSSLFAPLMEEISELTSLDYASEFQPSFRVVADHARAVAFLLAQGVHFNKEGRGYVLRRILRRALRHGYLMGLKESFLYKVVGVVCEQFSNTHAYLKESKEMVMKECFEEEERFLETLESGMELFNLSLEHLNENKIFDGKIAFKLYDTFGFPLDLTNDMLRSHGACVDMQGFESCMQEQVKRSKASWKGKQNNADFSAILNAYAPNEFAGYETTECSAKALGFFDSDFKEITEANPNQEVWVLLEKTPFYAEGGGAIGDRGTLLKDNEEAAIVLDTKNFFGLNFSLLEIKRALKKGDQVIAQVSDERLEIAKHHSATHLLQSALREVLGPHVSQAGSLVESKRLRFDFSHPKALNDEELEKVEDLVNAQIFKHLNSQVEHMPLNQAKDKGALALFSEKYAENVRVVSFKEASIELCGGIHVENTGLIGGFRIVKESGVSSGVRRIEAVCGKAFYQLAKEESKELKNAKIALKNNDVIAGINKLKESVKNSQKTPVSVDLPVEKIHGVNLVVGVVEQGDIKEMIDRLKSKHERLLAMVFKKENERITLACGVKNAPIKANAWANEVAQILGGKGGGRGDFASAGGKDIEKLQAALNLAKNTALKALEG
- a CDS encoding YdcH family protein, whose protein sequence is MFHEFRDEISVLKANNPHFDKIFEKHNQLDDDIKTAEQQNASDAEVSHMKKQKLKLKDEIHSMIIEYREKQKSERA
- the hopZ gene encoding Hop family adhesin HopZ, producing MRKTLLLSLSLSLAASLLNAEDNGFFISAGYQIGEAAQMVKNTGELKKLSDTYENLSNLLNNFNNLNQAVTNASSPSEINAAIDNLKANTQGLTGEKDNSPAYQAVSLALNAAVGLWNVIAYNVQCGPGNSGQQSVTFEGQPGHNSSSINCNLTGYNNGVSGPLSIENMKKLNDAYQAIQQALKQDSGFPVLDGAGKQVTINITTQTNGRQQEKTTTTTTTTITNNAQTLLQEASKMIGVLTTNCPWVNTAANSNGGAPWDLNTTGNVCQVFATEFSAVTSMIKNAQEIVAQAQSLNQQSNQSAPQDFNPYTSSDRAFAQNMLNHAQAQAKMLELADQIKTNLSTIPTHFVTSYLAACRNGGGTTPNEGVTSNTWGAGCAYVEETITALDNSLAHFGTQAEQIKQSELLARTILDFRGSLSTLNSTYNSITTTASNTPNSPFLKNLISQSTNPNNPAGLKTVYQVNQNAYSQLLSATQELGHNPFRRVGLISSQTNNGAMNGIGVQVGYKQFFGEKRRWGLRYYGFFDYNHAYIKSSFFNSASDVFTYGVGTDALYNFINDKTTKNSKISFGVFGGIALAGTSWLNSQYVNLATFNNFYSAKMNVANFQFLFNLGLRMNLAKNKKKASDHAAQHGVELGVKIPTINTNYYSLLGTQLQYRRLYSVYLNYVFAY
- the rpsR gene encoding 30S ribosomal protein S18, which encodes MERKRYSKRYCKYTEAKISFIDYKDLDMLKHTLSERYKIMPRRLTGNSKKWQERVEVAIKRARHMALIPYIVDRKKVVDSPFKQH
- a CDS encoding single-stranded DNA-binding protein, whose product is MFNKVIMVGRLTRNVELKYLPSGSATATIGLATSRRFKKQDGTLGEEVCFIDARLFGRTAEIANQYLSKGSSVLIEGRLTYESWMDQTGKKNSRHTITADSLQFMDKKSDNPQANAMQDSVMHENFNNAYPANYNAPSQDPFNQAQSYAKNAHAKENLQAQPSKYQNSVPEINIDEEEIPF
- the rpsF gene encoding 30S ribosomal protein S6 gives rise to the protein MRHYETMFILKPTLVEEEIKSKIEFYREVITKHHGVIETSLDMGMRNLAYEIKKHKRGYYYVAYFKAEPSMILELERLYRINEDVLRFIVIKYESKKEVEAWHALVDRANKKPSHAKEKHEKTEHTHSNHVEEAESVGSHSE
- the holA gene encoding DNA polymerase III subunit delta; its protein translation is MYRKDLDHYLKQRLPKAVFLYGEFDFFIHYYIQTISTLFKCDNPDTETSLFYASDYEKSQIATLLEQDSLFGGSSLVILKLDFVLHKKFKENDINLFLKALERPSHNRLIIGLYNSKSDTTKYKYSSDTIVKFFQKSPLKDEAIHARFFIPKAWESLKFLQERANFLHLDISSHLLNALFETNNEDLSVSFNDLDKLAILNAPITLEDIQELSSNAGDMDLQKLILGLFLKKSVLDIYDYLLKEGKKDADILRGLERYFYQLFLFFAHIKTTGLMDAKEVLGYAPPKEIVENYAKNALRLKEAGYKRVFEIFRLWHIQSMQGQKELGFLYLTPIQKIINP
- a CDS encoding RNB domain-containing ribonuclease; this translates as MQGFLRSLFFGVKKIPKRFAPLVEKGVLKEALQSNKDRYFLKEGFDIGRIERAENKAFFISLAKNYPKDPLIKNLPPSFKTDALILCQIECSKKRPIAFFKAALFDAQDTMIAYLAKEKNQIVAIPFKEAFKKPILLKHSQRSLLALPRHCVVKIDLKKREISEILGALEDPLIDENLSLSLFDRIKDFSKDCLNLAQYYAQLKASDFKDRINYSRIPFITIDPKDAKDFDDAIFYDQEKRVLFVAVADVSEFVPKYSSLDKEARIRGFSVYFPNSVYPMLPLSLSQGACSLKAFEKRLALVYEIPLDNLKNARLFQGVIEVRANCTYEEINHFLNANQSSLDKDLQQSLLEFLEVALKLKKERLKKGFNFNSFENKLYLNKEGRIEKIETEKESDAHTLIEEAMLLANQSSARLLDEHFHNKGIYRTHKEPSLEQQKRLYDKLFDYEIVRPKNMGFFPFLEHALKIAKEKSIEREVSRLIIKSQNLALYSPMQESHFGLGFASYTHFTSPIRRYSDLALHRLLKELLFHQAKGCSYLLEETPELCSELNALQKKAALIERDFIKRKFARLALEFLEKEFLGVVLEVKDWVVVELKEWVGLKVLIKTNKVFNPLEKVRVKITHADLILGQVRGEITERIKEHVS